The Rhodanobacteraceae bacterium genomic sequence TCCTGCCGCGTGACCACGGAAGGGCTGGCTTCCATCAACGCCTGCAGCAATTTCAGACCGATCGGATTCAACTGGATCGACTGGCCCGCGCGCACCACCACCAGCGTGTCGAGGTTGTAGGTGAGGTCGGCGATCTTCAGCACCCGGCTTTGCGGGCCCTTGCCGCGGCGCGCCAGCACTTCCAGCCGCGCAGCCAGTTCCTGCAGCGCGAACGGCTTGGTCATGTAGTCGTCGGCGCCGGATTCGAAACCGGTGAGCTTCTGCTCCAGCGCGTCGCGCGCGGTCAGCATCAGCACCGGCGTGTGCTTGTGCGCCTCGCCGCGCAGCTTCTTGCAGACCTCGATGCCGTCCATCCCGGGCAGCGTCAGGTCCAGCACGATCACGTCGAAATCGTTGACCACCGCCAGGTGCAGGCCGGTGACGCCGTCGCCGGCGAAATCGACCATGTGGCCGCGGTCTTCCAGGTAATCGCCGATATTGGTGGCGATGTCGTTGTTGTCCTCGATCACCAGCACGCGCATGACAAATTCCGGCAGGTGCGCCCGCGAGCGCCAAGCCGCAAGCTTAGCGAGAAACAGGCGCGCATGTCGCGGGGGCGGTCAGTGGTTCAGGCGCGGCGTGCCGATGCCCGGCGCGCCGTCGAGCACCGGCCGGCAGATGTGCGTGCCGGTTCGGATCAGGCAGGGTTGCGCGACGGCGGCATCACTGCCGTCGACCGCTCCGCCGAGCTGGAACGTGAAGGTTTGCCGGTAGTGCCTTCCGGCTTCGGCAGGCGGGGTGAACCGCCAACGCGACAGCGCCGACAGTGCCGCCGCATCGAACAGGCCCGAGCCTGTCGAACGCGTCACTTGGAGATTCTGCGGTACGCCTGCGGCATCGAGCGAAAACTGGATCTCGACCTGCCCCTGCGCGCCATTCAACAGCGCCTGCGGCGGATACGCGGGCGCCACGCTGCGAAGGGGCCGAGGCGCAGCCGCCAATGCGGAATCCGGCGGCGTGCCCACGGACGCAGGCGTTGGCCGGACGACTGCATCGAGGGGTGCGGGTGTCAGCACGAGATTGGCGACGGAGAGCGCCGGCATGCGCGCTGGCACCACGGACGCGGGCATGGCCGCAGCCTGTGGCGCGGTTTCGCGTGCCGGTGCCAGCGGCGCGAGCGTCGGCCGCGCTGCCGGAACCGTTCGCCATGCCGGCGATGGCACGGCCGCCGTCGCAAGCCATTGCCTCGCGATGGCTTCTGCATTGGCGGCGAGCGCGGCGTCGATGCGCGCGTGTTCCACGTTCTGCTGCCACGCCAACGTCGAAACGACCGCCACACCCAGCAGTGCGAGCAGCGCCACGCCCAGGCTGAAATGTGGACGAGGCCGTGGCTGCGCCGTGCCGGCGATGAACCACGCGCGTTCCACCAGCACGCCGCCGCTGGCCGCCAAGGCCAGATCGGCGTGCCCCGCACGAAATTCTTCCAGGCCCGCCAGCGCCGCCACGAAATCGCGACGGCGGCCGCCACTCGCCTGCAACGCCAGCGCGTCGCAGCACAATTCGCGCTCGTTGCGTGCGTCGCGCGAAATCCAGTGCACGACCGGGTGGTAGAACAGCAAGGTTTCCACCATCACCTGGAACAGGTTGGCGATGTGGTCGAAGCGGCGCACATGCGCGAGTTCGTGCGCGAGGATCAAATCCACCTGCTCCGCCGGCATCCGCGCCAGCATCGCCAACGGCATCACCACCACCGGCCGTGCCCAACCGACCAGCGTCGGCGTCGCGATCCGCACACTGGCGAGCACGCGCACGGCTCGCTTGAGCCCGAGCCGTTCACCGAGCCGGCGCGCGCGGTCCTGCCAGACCGGCAACGTCTCCGCGGCGCGCACGATCGCGCGCAGGCCGCGCCATTGCCGCACCACCCGCATGCCGAGAAACACCACGCCGCCGGCCCAGCCCAGCACCAGCCACGGCAGCGCAGCGCTCAGTTCGGCAAGCCAGCCAACCGAGGCGGGCGTCGTCGCGGATGCGGATGCGCCTGTCGCTGCGGTCACCCACACGTTGCCCAGTTCGACCGGCTGCGCCAGCGACTGCACTTCATGCCACGCCGTACACGCGGGAATGATCGCCAGCGCGACCAGCGCCAGCATCGCGGCGACGTAGCGCTGATTGCCGCGCGGAAGCAGGGCACGCGCGACGGCGTACAGCACGCCTACCAGCGCAGCCTGCCAGACGAAATGCACGAGACCCCAGCCGATCGCCTGCACTACCACGGCCAGTTCGGACGGACTCACTTGCCGGCATCCTGGTCGAGTTGGTTCAGCAGCGCGCGGATTTCACGCAACTCCTCGCGACTGGCCTTGTGGTCACCCAGCGCCTGCAACACCAGACGCGAGGGCGAACCGTCGAACACGCGCTTGACCATGTCGGCCAGGAAACGCTTCTGGGTCCGCTCCTTGCTGACCGCGGCGCGATACACGTGCGCGCGCTGCGACTCATCACGTTCGACCAGGCCCTTGTCGAACATGATCTGCAACTGTTTCAGCGCGGTCGTGTAGCCGGTGCCGTCACGTTCATGCAGCACTTCGTGCACGTCGCGGACCGTGCAGGCGCCGTGTTCCCACAGCACCTGCAGGATTGCCAGTTCGGCCTCGGTGGGCCGGGACAGGGTCTGCTTGAGACCGGTCATCCCGTTTGGCTCCAACTATCAATCGTCTATTTGCACCAATCTACACCAGGGTCATCGGTTCCGGAAGACAAACCTCTCAGGGTTCAGTGCCCCCCACCAACCGGGCCGTATTTGATTTGGTTTTGTTGTTGGATAAATTTCTGGGCTTGATCCAAATTGTGCTGGGCGTCCCTGTGCTCGCTCTGGATTTGTCCCAGCGTCCGGCAGACCGTTTTGGGGAAAAGTGTTCCAACCGGCGTTTCATGCCAGCAGATCCGGCGATTGCTGTCGTAACGGGCCAGAACCTCGTTGATGGCATTCTGGTCCGCCAGCAATTGCTGCTGCGCGGTGGGGTCCATCTTGTTCACGCTGCCGTATTGTCCGAACAGCGTACCCATGTCGCCCAACTTGGCTTCCACCGTTTCGCGCCCCGTCTTGTCGACGAACGCGTACCGCCCGCCCGGTTGCATCTGCTGCCGCACAGCGGCCGCCACGGCATCGAAGTTGTCCTTGGTGTCGGCCTTGACGACCGGTTGCCCGTCGTTCTCGGGGATGGCGGTGGTCGACGGTTTTGAAACCGGCACCGAAGCCGCGGCCGTCTGCGCGGGTGCACTCACCTGTGTCGCAGCCGGTTGGGTGCTGCCGCCCGTCGTCGCACAGCCCTGCAGGACCAACGCACCGATCGCGAGCGGGAGAATCCATCGATTGGATGCTTGCATCTTTGTCCCCTATCTTTAGTGGTTGACGCGCATGGCCATGCGCGGATCGGTGACATGCTAGCCATGGCCCCGGAGCGTTGTCAACGATTTATTTCGTACTAAATGAATCGTGCCCCTGTTCCTGGGTGATCGGCCGGATGCCGATTCACGCAAGCATGGTTTCGACGTGCCGGATCACCGCATCCGCTACGTCCACCCCGGACACGGCCTCGATACCCTCCAGACCCGGCGAAGCGTTGACTTCCAGCACCAGCGGACCGCGATTCGAACGCAGCAGATCGACCCCGGCGATGCCGAGCCCCAGCACCTCGGCCGCGCGCAACGCGATGCGCCGTTCCGCCGCGGAAAGCCTGACCGCACTGCCGCTGCCGCCGCGGTGCAGGTTGGCGCGGAAGTCGCCATCCACCGCGACGCGCTGCATCGCCGCAACCACGCGGTCGCCGACCACGAAGCAGCGGATGTCGCGCCCGTTCGCCTCGCGCACGAATTCCTGCACCAGGAAGTTGGCGTACAGGCCGCGGAACGCCTCGATCACGCTCTGCGACGCGGCGGGTTTTTCCGCCAGCACCACGCCCGAACCCTGCGCGCCCTCGTTGAGCTTGATCACGTGCGGCGGCGCGCCCAGCATGTTGAGCAGGTCCGTGGTGTCGTCCGGGTTGTCGCCGAACACCGTCACCGGCAGGTCGATGCCGTGCCGGGCAAGGATCTGCAGGCTGCGCAACTTGTCGCGCGCGCGCAGCACCGCCTCTGACGGATTGGGCGTGTACACGCCCATCATCTCGAACTGGCGCAACACCGCGGTACCATAGAAGGTCACCGAAGCGCCGATCCGCGGGATCACCGCGTCGATGCCTTTCAGGGCACGCCCACCGTAGTGCACGCTGAACCCATCGCTGGCGATCCGCATGTAGCAGCGCAACGGATCGAGCACCCGCACCCTGTGCCCACGCGCGCGCGCGGCCGCGACCAGCCGCGTCGTGGAATACAAGCGCGAATTGCGGGACAGGATCGCGATTTTCACGAAGGGGCTCTGTAGAGATGTTTCGCTCGAAGCCGCTTTTGTTGAAAGTCAGGCCACGGAGCTCCTGGCCATGGATGGCGGCTTTGAAGGCCGTGGTGATGTTGATCGTTCCGGGATATTTCCGGTCGCGAGGCCGCTTGGAAATGCAGCGATCATGGACGATCGCAAGAAAATTGAGCGGGTGAAGGGAATCGAACCCTCGTCAGTAGCTTGGGAAGCTACAGCTCTGCCATTGAGCTACACCCGCGCCGAGGCCGTGATGGTAGCGAGGCGCGCGACGAGCGCGCAACGCCTGCCGAACGCCGGCTAAACACTTTCTTGGTAAACGCTTAGGATAATCCGACCAGCAGGCGGCTATTCAGCACATTTGGGCTGTCATGGCCTCGTCGGATGCGCCGCGCGCCGCACCGATGTCTTTCCAAGACGCGCGCTGGATTCGGCGTTTGCGGAGCGTGCCATGTCCCGTATTCGTTTTCTGCGTTCGCTGCTGGTGATGGGTGGCGTGTGTGCCTTGGTGCTGGCGGGCGCAGCCACCGTGCAGGCGCAACAGTACGACGCCTCGCAGTCCTACGATTCGTCGCAGGGCTACGACGCGGCTGACCAGTCGCCGGGCCGGGTGGCGCGGCTGGCTTATCTTTCCGGCCAGGTGCAGTTCGCGCCCGCCGGCGAGAATGATTGGGGCTCGGTCGAGATCAACCGCCCGATGGTGATCGGCGATCGCCTGCTGACCGGCGACGACGGCCGCGCGGTATTGGAACTCGGCGACGCCTCGGTGCGCATCGACAACGACAGCGCGTTCGATTTCCTCAACCTCGACGACAACAACGTCCAGATCGAACTCTCGCAGGGCACGTTGAACCTCGCGGTGCGCCAGCTCGCGCAGGGTGAGAACTTCGAGGTGGATACTCCTACCGTCGCGTTCGTGGCCTCGACCCCCGGCGTCTATCGCATCGACGACAACCCCAGCGGCACCGGCAGCATGGTGACCGTGTTCCGCGGGTCCGGCACGGTGTATGGCGAGAACGGCGCCAGCCGCCAGGTCGAGGAGGGAACCTCGTATCGCTTCAATGATTCGGCGCTGGCCAGCGTGGACGTCACCGGTCTGCCGCAGGAAGACGACTTCGATCGTTTCTGCGCGGCGCGCGACACCAACTACCAGCGTTACGCGCAGCAACAGCAGCAGTACATCCCGCCCGACATGATCGGCGGCGACGACCTCTACCAGTACGGCCAGTGGAACGACACGCCGGAATACGGCAATGTGTGGTACCCGAGTTCCGTGCCGACCGGCTGGGCGCCCTATCGCTACGGCCACTGGGCGTGGATCGATCCTTGGGGCTGGACCTGGGTGGACAACGAGCCCTGGGGCTTCGCGCCGTTCCACTACGGCCGCTGGGTGTACGTTGGCGACCGCTGGGGCTGGATGCCCGGGCCGGTCGACGTACGCCCCGTGTATGCGCCGGCGCTGGTGGCCTTCATCGGCGGCTCGGGACTTTCGCTCTCGATCAGCATCGGCGGCGGCGGCCCGGTCGGCTGGTTCCCGTTGGGGCCGCGCGATGTGTACACGCCGTGGTTCCCCGCCTCGCGAAACTACTTCACCAACGTCAACGTCACCAACATCCGCAACGTGTACGTCAACAAGACGGTGATCAACAACTTCTACGGCGATTACCGTGCGGGCCGCGTGCCGCCACGCGGCGGCCGCGACTACGCCTACCGCACCATGCCGGGCGCGGTGACCGCGGTGCCGCGCGACGTGTTCACCGACGCGCGGCCGGTGCATCCAGCGGTATTGCGGCTGGATCGCACGCAGCTCGCCCGCACGCAGATCGCGATGCGGCCCGACGCCAATCCCGGCACGGCCAGCCTGGGCCTGAGACGCCCGACCACGCACCCGATCGCCGTGCGCGGACGCGAGCCGTTCGCGCAACCGGTGGTCGCGCGCCACCAGCCGCCGCCGCGGCCGGTCGAATTCGCCGCGCGCGAGAAGGTCATTGCCAGCCAGCACGGCCAGCCCTTGACCAACGCGCAACTCCAGAACCTGCAGCGGACGCAAGCGACGCCACGCAACGAGCGCGTGAAGCTGGTGCCCGTGGTGGCCGGCGCAGCCGCCGGTGCAGCCGCGCTCGGCGCGATGCGCCACGGCGCGACGCCTTTGCGTCCGACCGAACAGCCTGCCCGCCCAGGCGTGGTGCAGCGTCCCGCCGAGCCTTCGACAAGACGCGTCGCGCCGGGCGAGCCGCCATACACGAACACGGTGCATCCGATCCAAGGGCCGCAGAATCCAGCACGCAATGCGCCGCCGCGCCCGAACGAACTGCCCAGCGTTCGCTTCGCGCACCCCGGCGAATCCCGCACTCTGCCGCGCGCATCCGTCATCCGGCCGGCTGGTGAACCTCCCGCCGCGGCGCAGGGACGGCTGCCGGTCGTGAAACCGGTCGAACGCGCGCCACAGTCGCTCGACCAGCGCGCCAGACAACGCCAGCAACAGGCGAACTTCGAAGCCCAGCAACGTGCACGCGAGCAACAGGCGCAGCAGCAACGCCAATTGCAGGAGCAGACGCAGCAACGCATGCGCGCGCAGCAGGCCGATCAGCAACGCGCACGCGAGCAGCAGATGCAGCAACAACGCCAGGCACAAATGCAGGAACAGCAGCGCGCACGCGAACAGCAAATGCAGCAGCAACGCCAGGCGCAAATGCAGGAACAACAGCGCGCGCGCGAGCAGCAGATGCAGCAGCAACGCGAAGCACAAATGCAGGCGCAGCAACGTGCACGCGAGCAGCAAATGCAACAACAGCAGCAACAGCAGCGTGCCATGCAGATGCAGGAGCAACAGCGCGCCATGCAAATGCAGCGTCAGCAGCAAATGCAGCAGATGCGCGAACGTGAAGTCCAGCGCGCACCGCAACCACGAAGCCAGCCCGCACCGCAGCGCCGCGAACCTCCGCCGAGCAAGCACCCACCCGAGAGCAGCGGCAACCCGTACCGCTGAATATCGTAGCGACCCATAACGCCCCGCATCGCGGGGCGTTAAACTTTCCGCATGCGTATTTTTCTCAACGGCCAACCGCACGAATGCGCGGCGGAATCCACCATCGCCGGCCTGCTCGCCGAAGCCGGTTACGCCGGACGCCGCGTCGCGGTCGAGGTCAATCGCGAAATCGTGCCGCGCAGCCGGCACGGTCAACATATGCTGCGCGAAGACGACCGCGTCGAAATCGTGCAGGCGATTGGGGGAGGGTGAGAACGCGCGCTTGCGAGATGCCCAAAGGCATCTCGCGCGCGTTCGAACGCCCGAGGCAGGAGGCCGAGGGCCGGGTTGCTTGGCGAGCGCAGGATGCGCGAGCCTAGCAACAGCGTCCGCTCGCGCAGCGAGCGCCGGCAGCCCCGGAATGACGACTTATCTGCAGGGCGACCAAGCAACCCGCGAAGCAGAAGTGGAATGAGCCGTTGCGTTGCGCGTACTACAATCGTGATCTGTCTCGCGCACGCCGCAACCATGAACGCCCAACTGCAACACTCTGCTACCACTGGCAGCCCCGACCCGCTCATCATCGCGGGCCGCACCTTTCGTTCGCGCCTGCTGACCGGCACGGGCAAGTTCAAGGATCTCGACGAAACCCGCCGCGCCACCGATGCCGCCGGCTCCGAGATCGTCACCTTCGCGGTGCGGCGCATGAATCTCGGCCAGAAACCGGACGAACCCAACCTGCTCGATGCGCTGCCGCCGGAACGCTTCACCCTGCTGCCCAACACCGCCGGTTGCCACAGCGCCGAAGAAGCGCTGCGCACCTGCCGGCTCGCGCGCGAACTGCTGGACGGCCATTCGCTGGTGAAA encodes the following:
- a CDS encoding Two-component transcriptional response regulator, OmpR family, with protein sequence MRVLVIEDNNDIATNIGDYLEDRGHMVDFAGDGVTGLHLAVVNDFDVIVLDLTLPGMDGIEVCKKLRGEAHKHTPVLMLTARDALEQKLTGFESGADDYMTKPFALQELAARLEVLARRGKGPQSRVLKIADLTYNLDTLVVVRAGQSIQLNPIGLKLLQALMEASPSVVTRQDLEQKVWGEELPDSDSLRVHIHGLRAAIDKPFDKPLIHTRHGIGYRMVDPDAVPA
- a CDS encoding Transcriptional repressor, BlaI/MecI family — encoded protein: MTGLKQTLSRPTEAELAILQVLWEHGACTVRDVHEVLHERDGTGYTTALKQLQIMFDKGLVERDESQRAHVYRAAVSKERTQKRFLADMVKRVFDGSPSRLVLQALGDHKASREELREIRALLNQLDQDAGK
- a CDS encoding Ribosomal protein S6--L-glutamate ligase, which gives rise to MKIAILSRNSRLYSTTRLVAAARARGHRVRVLDPLRCYMRIASDGFSVHYGGRALKGIDAVIPRIGASVTFYGTAVLRQFEMMGVYTPNPSEAVLRARDKLRSLQILARHGIDLPVTVFGDNPDDTTDLLNMLGAPPHVIKLNEGAQGSGVVLAEKPAASQSVIEAFRGLYANFLVQEFVREANGRDIRCFVVGDRVVAAMQRVAVDGDFRANLHRGGSGSAVRLSAAERRIALRAAEVLGLGIAGVDLLRSNRGPLVLEVNASPGLEGIEAVSGVDVADAVIRHVETMLA
- a CDS encoding Exonuclease SbcC, producing MSRIRFLRSLLVMGGVCALVLAGAATVQAQQYDASQSYDSSQGYDAADQSPGRVARLAYLSGQVQFAPAGENDWGSVEINRPMVIGDRLLTGDDGRAVLELGDASVRIDNDSAFDFLNLDDNNVQIELSQGTLNLAVRQLAQGENFEVDTPTVAFVASTPGVYRIDDNPSGTGSMVTVFRGSGTVYGENGASRQVEEGTSYRFNDSALASVDVTGLPQEDDFDRFCAARDTNYQRYAQQQQQYIPPDMIGGDDLYQYGQWNDTPEYGNVWYPSSVPTGWAPYRYGHWAWIDPWGWTWVDNEPWGFAPFHYGRWVYVGDRWGWMPGPVDVRPVYAPALVAFIGGSGLSLSISIGGGGPVGWFPLGPRDVYTPWFPASRNYFTNVNVTNIRNVYVNKTVINNFYGDYRAGRVPPRGGRDYAYRTMPGAVTAVPRDVFTDARPVHPAVLRLDRTQLARTQIAMRPDANPGTASLGLRRPTTHPIAVRGREPFAQPVVARHQPPPRPVEFAAREKVIASQHGQPLTNAQLQNLQRTQATPRNERVKLVPVVAGAAAGAAALGAMRHGATPLRPTEQPARPGVVQRPAEPSTRRVAPGEPPYTNTVHPIQGPQNPARNAPPRPNELPSVRFAHPGESRTLPRASVIRPAGEPPAAAQGRLPVVKPVERAPQSLDQRARQRQQQANFEAQQRAREQQAQQQRQLQEQTQQRMRAQQADQQRAREQQMQQQRQAQMQEQQRAREQQMQQQRQAQMQEQQRAREQQMQQQREAQMQAQQRAREQQMQQQQQQQRAMQMQEQQRAMQMQRQQQMQQMREREVQRAPQPRSQPAPQRREPPPSKHPPESSGNPYR
- a CDS encoding Sulfur carrier protein ThiS, whose product is MRIFLNGQPHECAAESTIAGLLAEAGYAGRRVAVEVNREIVPRSRHGQHMLREDDRVEIVQAIGGG